One Fusobacterium ulcerans DNA segment encodes these proteins:
- a CDS encoding MaoC family dehydratase → MEFENLKIGMKESISKTITETDIILYSGISLDCNPIHLNKTYAETSRFKKRIAHGMLTAGLISAILGTRLPGEGTIYLEQTLKFKQPVYLGDTITAVCEIIDIIEEQRKIILSTICTNQDGKVVLTGEAKVMK, encoded by the coding sequence ATGGAATTTGAAAACTTAAAAATAGGAATGAAAGAAAGCATTAGTAAAACAATTACAGAAACAGATATTATTTTGTATTCTGGCATCAGTTTAGATTGTAATCCAATACATCTAAATAAAACATATGCTGAAACTTCAAGATTTAAAAAAAGAATAGCTCATGGAATGCTTACAGCTGGATTGATATCTGCTATACTGGGAACCAGACTTCCAGGAGAGGGAACAATTTATCTGGAACAAACTTTGAAATTCAAGCAGCCGGTTTATCTAGGAGATACTATCACTGCTGTGTGTGAAATCATTGATATTATAGAGGAGCAAAGGAAAATAATTCTTTCAACAATATGTACTAATCAAGATGGAAAAGTCGTTTTAACAGGAGAAGCAAAGGTAATGAAATAA
- a CDS encoding 3-keto-5-aminohexanoate cleavage protein has protein sequence MSDLKNKRVITAAITGSWPTREQNPNLSITPEEIAKDVYECWKAGAAIAHIHVRNDDGTPSTDFEKYKETIERIRAYKDCDICINITSSGSVGFGDEERIYPLQKLLPEMASYDAGTLNWQHRTIFENHPRFLEKLGTALIESNIKPEIEIFDAGMIYNAIYYMKKGILKAPCHFQIVLGCPGGMTNTVENLVFLKSLIPAGSTWAACGIGSGHMPILMTTIAMGGHIRVGMEDNVMWQKGVLAESNAQFVKRAKELLEMNGLEAATPDEARQIYGLTRKVF, from the coding sequence ATGTCAGATTTAAAAAATAAAAGAGTAATAACAGCAGCAATAACAGGATCATGGCCTACAAGAGAACAAAATCCTAATCTATCTATTACCCCTGAAGAGATAGCAAAAGATGTATATGAATGCTGGAAAGCTGGAGCTGCAATAGCTCATATTCATGTAAGAAATGATGATGGAACTCCATCAACTGATTTTGAAAAATATAAAGAGACTATTGAAAGAATAAGAGCCTATAAAGATTGTGATATCTGTATTAATATAACAAGTTCAGGGAGTGTAGGATTTGGAGATGAGGAGAGAATATACCCTCTTCAAAAATTACTTCCAGAGATGGCATCATATGATGCTGGAACTCTTAACTGGCAACATCGTACAATTTTTGAAAACCATCCTCGTTTTTTAGAGAAACTGGGAACTGCTTTAATTGAAAGTAATATAAAACCAGAAATAGAAATTTTTGATGCTGGTATGATATATAATGCAATCTACTACATGAAAAAAGGAATATTAAAAGCTCCTTGTCATTTCCAGATAGTTTTAGGATGTCCAGGGGGAATGACAAATACAGTTGAAAATCTTGTATTTCTTAAAAGTTTAATTCCAGCAGGATCAACATGGGCTGCATGTGGAATCGGATCAGGTCACATGCCTATCTTAATGACTACAATAGCAATGGGAGGACATATTCGTGTAGGTATGGAAGACAATGTTATGTGGCAGAAGGGTGTACTGGCTGAATCAAATGCTCAGTTTGTAAAAAGAGCTAAAGAATTGTTGGAGATGAATGGACTGGAAGCTGCTACTCCAGATGAAGCTCGTCAGATATATGGTCTCACTAGAAAAGTTTTTTAA
- a CDS encoding GntP family permease, which produces MDTLSVIGLILAVIVLVIGAYRGLGALPLTLLASLVVILTSRISIWTGFSQYYMNGYTSAYFSYFLLFCSSALYAKLMDISGCATSIGYQFIDWFGKKRVLLVSTLIISVLTYGGVSLFVVVYAVAPIMFLLFKEANFPRHLTMACLITGSATYTMTSLPGTTALTNVIPTQYLGTTLTAAPVFGILASIAMFTMAILYMGYAERLARKKGEEWTYPENIDPLLYEIKDRNQLPSVGVSFTPLVSLVLIIILGSRFVANSTMLAVLGMLVGAFLTYVLNISRFKDKNMKNIFTTGLEGGIASIGGLAGVVGFGTVVSNSIAFKYIVSWVLGLQLNPYVQAIVATMVVCAVTGSSSGGLKIMYDSLGKTFLAVPVNLPVLHRLSSISASALDTLPHSPGLFLMFAVLGLNHKTAYKHVFVCSIMIPLIVTVVSTIIIVMFL; this is translated from the coding sequence ATGGATACATTATCTGTAATAGGTTTAATATTAGCAGTTATAGTTTTAGTAATAGGAGCATATCGGGGACTTGGAGCTCTGCCATTAACACTGCTTGCTTCACTGGTTGTTATATTGACAAGCAGAATTTCTATCTGGACTGGATTCTCTCAGTACTATATGAATGGATATACAAGTGCTTATTTCAGTTATTTCTTACTGTTCTGTAGTTCTGCACTATATGCAAAACTAATGGATATTTCAGGCTGTGCAACTTCCATAGGATATCAGTTTATTGATTGGTTTGGAAAGAAAAGAGTGCTTTTAGTTTCTACTTTGATTATAAGTGTATTGACATATGGTGGTGTAAGCCTGTTTGTTGTGGTTTATGCTGTAGCTCCTATTATGTTTTTGCTATTCAAAGAAGCTAATTTTCCAAGACATTTGACAATGGCATGTTTGATAACAGGGTCTGCAACATATACAATGACTTCTCTTCCGGGAACTACAGCTTTAACAAATGTTATTCCAACTCAATATCTGGGAACAACACTGACTGCTGCTCCTGTATTTGGAATTCTGGCTTCAATAGCAATGTTTACAATGGCGATTTTATACATGGGATATGCAGAAAGACTGGCAAGAAAAAAAGGGGAAGAGTGGACTTATCCTGAAAATATAGATCCTCTGCTTTATGAAATAAAAGATAGAAATCAGCTTCCTTCAGTGGGTGTATCTTTCACTCCCCTTGTATCTCTTGTACTTATAATTATTTTAGGAAGTAGATTTGTAGCAAACTCAACTATGCTGGCAGTATTAGGAATGCTTGTAGGAGCATTTCTTACATATGTTTTAAATATTTCAAGATTTAAAGATAAAAATATGAAGAATATTTTTACAACAGGTCTGGAAGGAGGAATAGCGAGTATAGGAGGACTGGCAGGAGTTGTAGGATTTGGTACAGTTGTATCTAACTCAATAGCTTTTAAATATATAGTGAGCTGGGTGCTGGGACTTCAATTAAATCCTTATGTTCAGGCAATCGTTGCAACAATGGTAGTTTGTGCAGTTACAGGATCTTCATCTGGTGGTTTAAAAATTATGTATGATTCATTGGGAAAAACTTTCCTTGCAGTCCCAGTAAATCTTCCTGTTTTACATAGGCTGTCATCTATTTCAGCTTCAGCATTAGATACACTTCCACACTCACCTGGATTGTTTCTTATGTTTGCAGTACTGGGATTGAATCATAAAACTGCCTATAAACATGTATTTGTTTGCAGCATTATGATTCCACTTATCGTAACAGTAGTTTCTACAATAATAATAGTAATGTTTTTATAA